CCGTTGAAGGAAGCAACCGCAGGCTGCCTGCGGCGACCGTGACCGGGCCGGTGAAGGTGGAGCTGCCACTCAGTGAAAGCGTGCCGTTTCCCGTCTTCTTGAAGCCGCCTTGCCCCTCGAAAACGACCGGCAGCGAGATATCGAAGCCGTTGGTATCGATGGTCGCCCCGCTGGTGCCCAATGTCACCGGCGCTCCCGCAAGTACGGTGGATGCCGTAGATGCGGTGAGGCTCCCGTTCAGGACCAGCTTTCCGGGGCCTGACTTGGTCACCTGGCCACCGCTGAGGAGCGCATTGAACTCCACGTCGGAATTCACCGTGATGGTGCGGTTCGTCGTTCCGGTGCTGGCCGCGCCTTGGAAAGTGAGCTTGCCGTTGTTCGTCGAGCTCCCCAGCACCACTGCGGTCCCGCTCAGGATCGAGGGATTTGCAAAGCTGCGCGGACTGGCCGAATCAGAAGACAGGGTGACATTGCCGATACTCAGGGTTCCGCTGCCGAAGGCATGGTCGTGCCCGGCCTGCACCACGCCATTGACCAGCTTGGTCCCGCCGCTGTGCTGATTGTCGCCAGTGAGGCGGATAATGCCCGGACTGGTCGCGGCTTGGTTGAAGCCAAAGGGTCCGCTCACGGTGCTCGCAATGATTCCGAGACCGAAGCTGCTTCCGAAAGTCGCGTCTCCCGTCAGCTGGATCGACCCTTGGACCCTCGAATCGTTGTCCAGCCGTAACGCGCCGCGGTTCTCATTGTTTCCGGGGCCCTTGACGGTGATCGCGCTGTCCACGACCACCGCGCTGGAGAGGTAAAGCGAGGAGCCTTCCGCGATGGAAACCGCCGGGACATGCGAAAGCATCCCGGAGCCTGGAGAGTTCATCACCAGCTTCCCATCGAAGAAGGTGCTCACCTCGAGCGTGCTTGCGGTCAGATTGGCTAGAGGACCCTGCAGGATGGTATTCCCGGTGCCGTTGAAGCTGATCGTGCCCGCGATGATCGGATCAGTGCCGATGGTCACCGTGGCTCCGGAAGCTCCGCCGATGAATGTGGCATCTCTCACCGGGGAATTCGTCCAAGCGACATTCCCTCCCGCGCCATTGTTCCAGCGCAGGCCGGTGAGGTCCCATGTCCCGCTACCGTGGGTGAGCAGAGTGCCATCGACGACCGTGTCCCAAGTCAGGGGATCCGCGGCGGCGGGGAGGATCACCGGCAGGAATGCCAGGATCAGGGACAGGCGGGGCGAGCGGTGCATACGGATTTGGAATCCAATGGCTAGCCGCTTTCCCGAAAAAGCGGGCGTCACATGAAATGGGGGTGGCAGGAGGGGATTCATGCCGAAATTGTCACTTTGAGCACCCCTACGCTATCTCGACAGCTGTGGCGATTCTGCCCAGCGTCCCACTATGGATTATGGGAAGAATCAACCCGGCGCGCTCTCGATCGCGGCTTTTTCGTTGTCCTGCCTGGGAGCGCTCAGCTTCGGCCTGCTGGCGATTCCCGGCGTCATCTGCGGACATCTTGCGCGCAGGAGATCGCTTCGCGATCATGCCTTCGCGGGTGCGGCATTGATCATCGGCTACTGCATCCTTGGCCTCTTCTTCGGTCTGCCCTTGCTCGCCCTCGGCGGAATGCTGCAGCTTTCGATTCCTTTGACCGGAAACTTTTCGCGTGAGCTCCCGGCGGACTTCTCGGGCCTCGATCCCGTCGTCCGGACCGTCGAGGCCCAGCCGGCTGCTTCGGGAGCCCTCGGCAAGCTTGTGGAACATTACGGCTCCTTGCTGATCGTCGCGCTGCTCGGCCTTGTGGTGATCGTCTTTGCCGCTTGGGCCGCTCCTCGCTTCGGTCGCTGGTTCCAGCATCGTCAGTTGCGGCGCCTGATGGCGATAAATCGTTCACGCTAAAAGCTCGGGTCGGTTTGTGGGGCGGGTCCGTTGCAGCGGGCCTAGCCGCGGCTTGGAGCAAGCAAGGGCTTTGAATCTCAGTTTATTCCAAAAATCCGGACGCCTGCGCCGATGCCCAATCGCGGGCTTGCCAAGGCTCCCCGGGTCTCATTCACTCCCGGCCCCGTTCACCGGCCATGGCCCTTATCGTCCAAAAATACGGCGGCACTTCTGTCGGCTCCATCGATCGCATGCGCAACGTCGCCGCACGCGTGAAACGCACCCGCGACGAAGGCAATCAAGTGGTTGCCGTCGTTTCCGCGATGTCTGGCATCACCGATGGCCTGATCAAGATGGCAAGGGAGTTCAGCGAGACTCCCTCCGAGCGCGAGATGGACGTGCTGTTGGCCACCGGCGAACAGCAGTCGATCGCCCTTGTCTCCATGGCCCTGCATGAGGCAGGT
This portion of the Luteolibacter luteus genome encodes:
- a CDS encoding DUF4190 domain-containing protein, which codes for MDYGKNQPGALSIAAFSLSCLGALSFGLLAIPGVICGHLARRRSLRDHAFAGAALIIGYCILGLFFGLPLLALGGMLQLSIPLTGNFSRELPADFSGLDPVVRTVEAQPAASGALGKLVEHYGSLLIVALLGLVVIVFAAWAAPRFGRWFQHRQLRRLMAINRSR